One segment of Rubripirellula amarantea DNA contains the following:
- a CDS encoding alpha-amylase/4-alpha-glucanotransferase domain-containing protein, with protein MTQSAHLCLVLHNHQPVGNFDGVFEQAYQDSYLPFLEVFEPYEQLQISLHTSGPLMQWLAERHPEYLDRVRMLVDAGRIEIVGGPHYEPILTMLPPADRVGQIQAYSSWLERQFGTSPQGMWMPERVWETSLTSSVVDAGMQYTVLDDYHFRAAGVSGDALTGYYITEDDGRVLRVFPGSERLRYTIPFRPVSETIDYCREIANRSPGAVLTFGDDGEKFGTWPDTKAHVYEQGWLRAFFDALTENSQWLHTVTLAEAVHRTDPVGKVYLPDCSYREMTEWSLPVDGQETLDDVVHDLESHTRWSDLQNYIRGGYWRNFKTKYEETNEMYARMMDVSRRVREAESAGIDAGELAEIRDQLYRGQCNCPYWHGAFGGTYLPHLRNAIYQHLIQADTMLDRALGKNAGTVEATADDYNFDGLQEVRLSNDKLCAWIAPGRGGRMYEWDVRDISHNLLATLQRRPESYHRKVLAGPSDSGENVASIHDRVVFKQADLDQRLQYDRYPRKSLMDHFYDNEATMESVARGEAMERGDFVDMPFSTKLRRGSDRVQVQMQREGNAWGVPITMTKAITMVAGSDRLSVAYLLENLPQDRPLHFAIEMNFAGMPSGADDRFFSDIDGNRLGQLGSTLDLQDATFLGLSDQWLGIDVALGIDRPSGIWAFPIQTVSQSEGGFELVHQSVCVQPHWIITPDADGRWAVQIEMAATCEKSTHTLHQEQAIEL; from the coding sequence ATGACCCAATCTGCTCACCTTTGCTTGGTTCTGCATAATCACCAACCCGTTGGCAACTTCGATGGGGTGTTCGAGCAAGCCTATCAGGACAGCTATCTGCCGTTCCTAGAAGTCTTTGAGCCATACGAGCAACTTCAGATTTCGTTGCACACATCCGGCCCGCTAATGCAGTGGTTGGCCGAGCGACATCCTGAGTATCTCGATCGTGTTCGCATGCTAGTTGACGCCGGCCGAATCGAAATCGTTGGCGGGCCTCATTACGAACCGATCCTCACCATGTTGCCCCCGGCCGACCGCGTGGGCCAAATCCAAGCCTACAGCAGTTGGTTGGAACGACAGTTCGGCACGTCACCACAGGGCATGTGGATGCCTGAGCGAGTTTGGGAAACATCGTTGACCAGCAGTGTCGTCGATGCTGGCATGCAGTACACCGTGCTGGATGATTATCACTTCCGAGCCGCTGGGGTAAGCGGCGACGCGTTAACTGGTTACTACATCACCGAAGATGATGGTCGCGTATTGCGAGTGTTCCCAGGATCGGAACGTTTGCGATACACCATTCCGTTTAGACCGGTTTCCGAGACGATTGATTATTGCCGCGAAATCGCGAACCGTAGTCCCGGTGCCGTGCTGACGTTCGGTGACGATGGCGAGAAATTTGGGACTTGGCCGGACACGAAAGCTCACGTCTACGAACAAGGTTGGCTGCGAGCATTCTTTGACGCGCTAACCGAAAACTCGCAATGGCTTCACACGGTCACGCTCGCCGAAGCGGTCCATCGGACCGACCCGGTTGGCAAGGTGTATTTGCCTGATTGCAGCTACCGTGAAATGACCGAGTGGTCGCTGCCCGTTGATGGTCAAGAAACTCTCGATGACGTGGTTCACGATTTAGAATCGCACACACGATGGAGCGATCTGCAGAACTACATTCGTGGCGGCTATTGGCGAAACTTCAAGACCAAGTACGAAGAAACCAACGAGATGTACGCGCGGATGATGGATGTCAGCCGCCGAGTCCGCGAAGCTGAATCCGCAGGCATTGACGCCGGCGAACTCGCTGAGATCCGTGATCAACTCTATCGCGGACAATGCAATTGCCCTTACTGGCACGGAGCCTTTGGTGGCACTTATCTACCGCACCTACGCAATGCAATTTATCAGCACCTCATTCAAGCCGACACAATGCTTGATCGTGCACTCGGCAAGAACGCTGGCACGGTTGAAGCAACCGCTGATGACTACAACTTCGACGGCCTGCAAGAAGTACGCCTAAGCAACGACAAACTGTGCGCCTGGATCGCTCCCGGACGTGGTGGTCGAATGTACGAATGGGACGTTCGGGACATCAGTCACAATTTGCTCGCCACGCTGCAGCGTCGCCCCGAAAGCTACCATCGCAAAGTATTAGCCGGACCAAGTGATAGCGGCGAGAACGTCGCCAGCATTCATGACCGAGTTGTCTTTAAACAAGCCGACCTTGATCAGCGTTTGCAGTACGATCGTTACCCACGCAAAAGCTTGATGGATCACTTCTACGATAACGAAGCAACAATGGAATCCGTCGCCCGAGGTGAAGCAATGGAGCGTGGCGATTTCGTGGACATGCCTTTTAGCACGAAGTTGCGTCGTGGTAGCGATCGCGTCCAGGTACAAATGCAACGCGAAGGAAACGCATGGGGTGTACCGATTACGATGACCAAGGCCATCACCATGGTTGCCGGCAGCGATCGTCTATCGGTTGCTTACCTGCTCGAGAATCTACCTCAAGATCGTCCTTTGCATTTCGCTATCGAGATGAACTTTGCGGGCATGCCATCCGGTGCTGATGACCGTTTCTTCAGTGACATCGACGGCAACCGCTTGGGCCAACTTGGTTCGACGTTGGACTTGCAGGACGCCACGTTCCTGGGGCTTTCTGATCAATGGTTGGGGATTGATGTGGCATTAGGAATTGATCGTCCCAGTGGCATCTGGGCATTCCCTATTCAAACCGTTTCACAAAGTGAAGGCGGATTCGAACTGGTCCACCAAAGTGTTTGCGTGCAACCACACTGGATTATCACCCCTGATGCTGATGGTCGCTGGGCTGTTCAGATCGAAATGGCAGCCACTTGCGAAAAGTCGACGCACACGCTGCACCAAGAGCAAGCCATCGAGCTGTAG
- a CDS encoding galactose-1-phosphate uridylyltransferase, whose protein sequence is MPNSSQATSTALTTAVGIKESIHHSRTTQSSESRFDSLRSEWTLFAPQREQRPDDFDVVTADESSSQGCPFCAGHEDQTPASVWVGRLSGHQGKKRYEIDTSGQPCGSDWDVRVVGNKFPAVQSFCNPIVDSSSETYLPKPANNAMAPRSVTGSSTSRSLFSRAPARGGHEVIIESNRHTRSLADVSPLQAELVFAAYRDRMRHYRNQPDVRYVSVFKNVGPDAGASLAHSHSQLIATNFMPRSVEHSFGLMRRHRATTGCCLMCDMIREERKTKDRVIARDNHVIAYCPFASHLPMMVRITTHQHQAAFEDLDDESLAAVSRMVYRVISWLDKIRPGTSYNYCLSTKPTSDEDSSDAFHWSIDIFPRLTRVAGFEWASGCMINPMLPEEAAKQFRHYAAAENPQRMP, encoded by the coding sequence ATGCCGAACTCGTCGCAGGCAACAAGCACAGCGCTCACTACGGCAGTAGGTATCAAAGAGTCCATTCACCACTCGCGGACGACTCAATCGAGTGAATCGCGATTCGATTCACTCCGCAGCGAGTGGACCTTGTTTGCTCCGCAACGCGAACAACGTCCCGATGACTTCGACGTTGTCACCGCAGACGAAAGTTCATCGCAAGGCTGCCCTTTTTGCGCTGGGCATGAAGATCAAACACCCGCCTCGGTTTGGGTGGGTCGTTTGTCAGGTCACCAAGGCAAGAAGCGTTACGAAATCGACACCAGCGGGCAACCATGCGGAAGTGACTGGGACGTGCGAGTTGTCGGGAACAAGTTTCCCGCCGTTCAAAGCTTCTGCAATCCGATAGTCGATTCGTCGTCGGAAACGTATCTTCCCAAGCCCGCTAATAACGCCATGGCACCGAGGAGCGTGACAGGGTCGTCGACCTCGCGATCGCTCTTCTCACGTGCGCCGGCTCGCGGTGGACATGAAGTCATCATTGAAAGCAATCGTCACACTCGTTCACTTGCCGATGTCAGTCCTTTGCAAGCCGAATTAGTTTTTGCGGCCTATCGAGATCGCATGCGGCACTACCGCAATCAACCCGACGTCCGGTACGTCAGTGTTTTCAAGAACGTGGGTCCTGATGCAGGTGCTTCGCTTGCTCACTCGCACAGTCAGTTGATTGCAACCAATTTTATGCCTCGTTCGGTCGAACATTCGTTCGGTTTGATGCGACGACACCGAGCAACGACAGGATGTTGCCTGATGTGTGACATGATTCGCGAAGAACGCAAAACGAAAGATCGCGTGATCGCCCGTGACAATCATGTCATCGCCTATTGCCCGTTCGCGAGTCATCTACCCATGATGGTTCGCATCACCACTCACCAGCACCAAGCGGCCTTTGAGGACTTGGATGACGAATCGCTGGCGGCTGTTTCACGGATGGTTTATCGAGTTATTTCGTGGCTCGACAAGATTCGTCCTGGCACTTCTTACAACTATTGCCTTTCTACCAAACCCACGTCCGACGAAGATTCCTCGGACGCTTTTCATTGGTCAATCGATATCTTTCCTCGTTTAACGCGAGTGGCCGGATTCGAGTGGGCGAGCGGTTGCATGATCAACCCTATGTTGCCCGAAGAAGCAGCCAAACAGTTCCGCCATTACGCGGCAGCGGAAAATCCTCAACGAATGCCGTAG
- a CDS encoding serine/threonine protein kinase, translating to MSSPFFIEFLLPGFRLAGMTIELSEFWTRLVRTGITHAQGCQAIAQRFREANGGSPPREVEQVTQFLLSTGELTPFQRDCVLANPPTSLAVGSFVIRDPKAPVPFQSFASARWLNAPKESLRDGILLRTGPGNEWLDRHAAIQADSLQRYQTEMVGEYVAVFSPLPKGRLLRDHLVESSHVDRRFAVHIGKQIATALSVLHEHSLYHGAVRPDRVWVTDDEKVILLRDPSGPGSIEASDVVEASGGWFRQLEPQEHYLAPECLAAVTQSQSFSPNVRTDLYSLGCLLYRIATGAPTLDGGDAAAKFHRHQTEMPSEVSTAIEAGEAGDPFFRVLAYALAKDPQARFADVEQFANALDVVEGLIESDSSGDTAKVEQRPVEPHPAKRHSNDKPEKKSGRSKDGAKKQVAATGLVTTKKPTTRTPIAKVPVAKAPSKRDSATGGSATSDSATKDPTTKKPNSKNPTPVEPTPHERSDSKAENRAKTSIEPARDSDKQSGIDVDTELVAADHVDDRLQEKSSSHASSGQHDSESEPVETDAPVVVESAIAQAPTTKPDSAQPQPSSNEPSREPQDEPDDQSVGKAVVESSTSPAPLRSARPRRPKRRNLAPWVLAGLAGIVVFQVAYLAIVDPVQPVIRQARTRPPLPDVIPSVSSRSAAITKAKAASTSDPNIDREDERPASFQVVKDERLLYVPPYEWDSEPAPLDMLPPGPAMIVSVNLSDAQNGEDFISTVQGTIPELADLLRQAVERVQIPADRLARIAAAFHPGLAGVPEVTLSVTLTEAVPASELMKRFGVSEARTRAGMKIHVGDDEGSDAYYFDVGQTEGATDGNTNDSSVKRFALGSIEQITQVAAIEGQTIPLPRSLRSLWRATRESCDVCVLMNSNFLFADGRELLAKSMPELSKPLRRLLIPNTSAALVMVDVVGDNESKPQFYAEWRLAASGSITEASLSRTMQDSINGWPDWADRFVSTTEFGESWSLLAQQLPAMLKFVAQQARVGVADRTATANIYLPQLAVSQLSLATLLAMNTPQGQKLSANETTAMAKALSIDEILASPLSVSFGQESLEAAMELVADSIASGLPDGAVPTIQIVGGDLQKMGITQNQSIRDFKKENVPLRAILTDLVVLANPDKSSTGPADERQALIWVVEKASETSDSSSGDRILITTRQAARDRYEVPKEFVAP from the coding sequence TTGAGTTCGCCGTTTTTCATTGAGTTTCTACTTCCCGGGTTTCGTTTGGCTGGAATGACGATCGAACTGAGCGAATTTTGGACACGCCTAGTGCGTACGGGGATCACGCACGCCCAGGGTTGCCAAGCGATCGCACAGCGTTTCCGCGAAGCCAACGGTGGTTCGCCCCCGCGTGAAGTGGAACAAGTCACCCAATTCTTGCTTAGCACCGGCGAACTGACACCGTTTCAACGAGACTGTGTTCTGGCGAACCCGCCGACGTCATTGGCTGTGGGTTCGTTTGTGATTCGCGATCCCAAGGCGCCCGTGCCCTTCCAAAGTTTTGCCTCCGCGCGATGGCTAAACGCTCCCAAGGAGAGCCTGCGTGACGGAATCTTGTTGCGTACGGGACCGGGGAACGAATGGCTTGATCGACATGCCGCAATCCAAGCCGATTCGCTGCAGCGTTATCAAACCGAGATGGTGGGGGAGTATGTGGCCGTTTTCAGCCCGCTCCCTAAAGGACGATTACTGCGAGACCATCTCGTCGAATCGAGCCATGTCGATCGACGCTTTGCTGTCCATATTGGAAAGCAAATCGCCACTGCACTTTCCGTGTTGCATGAACACTCTCTTTATCATGGCGCCGTTAGGCCCGATCGCGTGTGGGTGACGGATGACGAGAAGGTTATCCTGCTGCGAGATCCATCGGGACCAGGCAGTATTGAAGCCAGCGACGTGGTCGAGGCCAGCGGTGGTTGGTTTCGTCAGTTGGAACCACAAGAACACTACCTCGCACCGGAGTGTTTGGCGGCAGTCACTCAATCCCAGTCGTTCTCGCCTAATGTTCGCACGGATCTGTACTCGCTGGGGTGCTTGCTGTACAGGATTGCAACGGGAGCACCGACGCTCGATGGGGGTGATGCGGCCGCAAAGTTTCATCGACACCAAACGGAAATGCCCAGCGAAGTATCGACGGCTATCGAAGCAGGGGAGGCCGGCGATCCGTTCTTTCGAGTGCTTGCCTACGCTTTGGCGAAGGATCCCCAGGCAAGGTTTGCGGACGTGGAACAGTTTGCCAACGCTCTTGACGTAGTCGAGGGGCTAATTGAATCAGACAGCTCTGGCGACACTGCCAAAGTCGAGCAGCGTCCGGTTGAACCGCATCCGGCCAAGCGGCATTCCAACGATAAGCCTGAGAAGAAATCTGGTCGCTCAAAGGATGGGGCGAAGAAACAAGTCGCTGCGACCGGTTTGGTTACGACAAAGAAGCCCACGACTAGAACACCCATCGCCAAAGTCCCAGTAGCGAAAGCCCCTTCAAAACGCGACTCCGCAACTGGTGGCTCCGCGACTAGCGACTCCGCGACCAAAGACCCGACGACGAAGAAGCCGAACTCGAAAAATCCGACACCAGTAGAGCCGACACCCCACGAGCGGTCTGATTCAAAAGCTGAGAATCGAGCGAAGACGTCGATCGAGCCAGCGCGAGACAGCGATAAGCAGTCGGGCATTGATGTCGACACCGAGTTAGTTGCAGCCGATCATGTTGACGATCGTCTTCAAGAAAAGTCGTCATCGCACGCTTCTTCGGGTCAGCATGACTCCGAATCGGAACCGGTCGAAACTGACGCACCCGTCGTAGTTGAATCGGCGATTGCCCAGGCACCCACTACCAAGCCCGATTCGGCGCAGCCCCAGCCATCTAGCAACGAACCAAGTCGCGAGCCTCAAGACGAACCCGATGATCAATCGGTTGGGAAAGCCGTTGTAGAATCGTCGACTTCACCCGCACCCCTTCGGTCCGCCCGCCCGCGTCGCCCTAAGCGTCGCAATTTGGCACCGTGGGTTTTGGCGGGCTTGGCGGGGATTGTCGTGTTTCAAGTTGCCTACCTAGCGATTGTCGATCCCGTGCAACCGGTCATTCGTCAAGCTCGCACTCGGCCTCCCCTACCAGATGTGATTCCGTCCGTGTCATCTCGATCGGCGGCGATCACGAAAGCGAAGGCAGCTTCGACTAGTGATCCGAATATCGATCGTGAAGACGAAAGACCGGCAAGCTTCCAAGTCGTCAAAGACGAACGTTTGCTCTATGTGCCGCCGTACGAATGGGATTCTGAACCGGCTCCGTTAGATATGTTGCCGCCTGGTCCGGCAATGATCGTCTCGGTCAATCTTAGCGATGCTCAAAACGGCGAAGACTTCATTTCCACGGTTCAAGGCACAATTCCCGAGCTTGCCGATTTGCTGCGGCAAGCCGTCGAGCGAGTTCAAATACCAGCCGACCGATTGGCTCGAATTGCAGCCGCGTTTCATCCAGGACTAGCCGGGGTGCCAGAGGTTACGTTGTCGGTGACTCTGACCGAGGCCGTCCCAGCTTCTGAGCTAATGAAACGCTTTGGTGTTTCTGAAGCTCGTACTCGAGCTGGCATGAAGATTCATGTCGGCGACGACGAAGGCTCTGACGCGTACTACTTTGATGTGGGTCAAACCGAGGGGGCAACGGACGGTAACACGAACGATTCATCGGTGAAGCGATTTGCATTGGGGTCGATTGAGCAAATCACTCAGGTCGCGGCAATCGAGGGGCAAACGATTCCGTTGCCAAGATCACTGAGGTCGTTGTGGAGAGCGACGCGAGAGAGTTGTGATGTTTGCGTTTTAATGAACTCCAATTTTCTGTTCGCGGACGGACGTGAGTTGCTGGCGAAATCAATGCCGGAACTTTCCAAACCGCTGCGCCGTTTATTGATCCCTAATACTTCAGCGGCACTAGTCATGGTTGATGTTGTCGGCGACAACGAATCGAAGCCGCAGTTCTATGCCGAGTGGCGATTGGCTGCGAGCGGTTCGATCACGGAAGCGTCATTGAGTCGAACGATGCAAGATTCAATCAATGGTTGGCCGGATTGGGCGGACCGTTTTGTTTCTACCACTGAGTTTGGTGAATCATGGAGTTTGTTGGCCCAGCAGTTGCCTGCGATGTTGAAGTTTGTTGCACAACAAGCCCGAGTCGGCGTCGCTGATCGAACGGCGACCGCGAACATCTACTTGCCGCAGCTGGCCGTCTCTCAGTTGAGCCTGGCGACGCTTTTGGCGATGAATACGCCGCAGGGTCAAAAACTTTCTGCGAATGAAACAACCGCGATGGCAAAGGCTCTTTCGATCGACGAAATATTGGCAAGTCCTTTGAGTGTTTCGTTCGGCCAAGAATCATTGGAGGCTGCAATGGAGTTGGTGGCCGACTCGATCGCCAGTGGATTGCCTGATGGCGCGGTTCCGACCATTCAGATCGTGGGCGGTGATCTGCAAAAGATGGGAATCACCCAGAATCAATCCATACGTGACTTCAAAAAAGAAAACGTTCCTCTTCGCGCGATCCTGACCGATTTGGTTGTGCTAGCTAATCCGGACAAGTCATCGACCGGTCCGGCCGACGAGCGACAAGCACTAATCTGGGTGGTTGAGAAAGCGTCCGAAACATCAGATTCTTCGTCGGGCGATCGGATTTTGATCACCACGAGACAGGCGGCACGGGACCGCTACGAAGTTCCAAAGGAGTTCGTCGCTCCCTAG
- a CDS encoding NAD-dependent epimerase/dehydratase family protein codes for MRVIVTGSSGLIGSAAVRHWDALGDEVIGIDNDMRATFFGPDGSTRWNQSRLEQETNHFRTVSLDIRDRDGILDLFKNETPDLIIHCAAQPSHDKAADIPFLDFEVNANGTLNLLEATRQFAPDAVFCHMSTNKVYGDAPNELPLDELETRWEYASKDDYHGISESCRIDQTMHSLFGASKTAADVLAQEYGKYFGLKTGVFRGGCLTGASHSGVELHGFLSYLVHVAVAKKPYTIFGYKGKQVRDQIECSDVVKAFEAFSKNPRPGEVYNIGGGRENAASVLECIAMIEEIGGYKIDFKLGEDNRKGDHICYISDLRKLRRDYPDWDIRVSLQEILSQMIASEEQKLSASV; via the coding sequence ATGCGTGTTATTGTTACTGGTTCAAGTGGTTTGATTGGCTCCGCTGCGGTACGTCATTGGGACGCATTGGGCGACGAGGTGATCGGAATCGACAACGACATGCGGGCCACTTTCTTTGGCCCCGATGGAAGCACGCGTTGGAATCAATCGCGGTTGGAGCAGGAGACGAACCATTTCCGCACGGTATCGCTCGATATTCGTGATCGTGATGGGATACTCGATCTGTTCAAGAACGAAACGCCAGACTTGATCATTCACTGCGCCGCTCAGCCCTCGCATGACAAGGCCGCCGACATCCCGTTCCTTGACTTTGAAGTCAACGCCAACGGCACACTTAATCTACTTGAAGCGACTCGACAATTTGCTCCCGACGCTGTGTTCTGTCACATGAGCACGAATAAGGTCTATGGCGATGCGCCAAACGAGTTACCGCTCGATGAACTCGAAACTCGCTGGGAATACGCGAGCAAGGACGACTACCACGGCATTTCTGAAAGTTGCCGAATCGATCAAACGATGCATTCGTTATTTGGTGCATCCAAGACCGCCGCGGATGTGTTGGCCCAGGAATACGGAAAGTACTTCGGCTTGAAAACCGGTGTCTTTCGCGGTGGGTGCCTGACCGGTGCCAGCCATAGCGGAGTTGAACTGCATGGTTTCTTGAGCTACCTCGTTCATGTCGCCGTAGCGAAAAAGCCGTACACCATCTTTGGTTACAAAGGAAAGCAAGTTCGCGATCAGATCGAATGTAGCGACGTGGTCAAAGCCTTCGAAGCGTTTTCGAAGAACCCGCGTCCCGGTGAGGTCTACAACATCGGCGGCGGACGCGAAAATGCAGCCAGCGTGCTCGAGTGCATCGCGATGATTGAAGAGATCGGTGGCTATAAGATCGACTTCAAGCTCGGCGAAGACAATCGCAAGGGCGACCATATTTGTTACATCAGCGATCTTCGGAAGCTGCGCCGCGACTATCCCGATTGGGATATCCGTGTATCACTTCAAGAGATCCTTTCTCAGATGATTGCCTCGGAAGAGCAGAAACTGTCAGCCTCGGTTTAA
- a CDS encoding HD-GYP domain-containing protein: MTEVDYIPISVATLLPTEVVGLDLYQEESQSSRYKLYRGAEYPLTLEDLSRLRNRGVHRLFISKASRNAYQQYLRKLATSGGQDDVPVAARAGALSEVVRDVLQSAFSTPDTDKTIHAAEKLGMLATDIITKDEFAASDLFEVLHHDYATFTHSANVAFYSGILAAELGYSREEIEQITTGGLLHDLGKLEIEEEILCKPGKLTEAEFRKIKLHPVIGFRRLAHRTDLTKGQILMAYQHHERLDGRGYPVGCTEVDIHPWARLCAVVDVFEALTSQRPYRSPMTHTKAIAVLRRDSGTAFDMEMLECWTSIIQRNLAN; the protein is encoded by the coding sequence ATGACCGAAGTCGACTACATTCCGATTAGCGTTGCAACTTTGTTGCCGACGGAAGTGGTAGGTCTGGACTTGTATCAAGAAGAGTCCCAATCCTCTCGATACAAGCTCTACCGAGGTGCTGAGTATCCGCTAACGCTTGAAGATCTAAGCCGCCTTCGAAATCGCGGGGTCCACCGGCTATTCATATCTAAGGCATCACGCAACGCCTACCAGCAATACTTGCGAAAGCTAGCGACCAGTGGAGGTCAAGACGATGTACCGGTCGCCGCTCGCGCCGGGGCGCTTAGTGAGGTGGTTCGCGATGTCCTTCAATCGGCATTCTCGACACCTGACACTGACAAAACCATTCACGCGGCCGAGAAGCTAGGGATGCTTGCGACTGATATCATCACCAAGGACGAGTTCGCCGCCAGCGATTTGTTCGAAGTGTTGCACCACGACTACGCAACCTTCACGCACTCGGCCAACGTCGCGTTCTACTCAGGAATTCTCGCAGCGGAACTGGGTTATTCACGCGAAGAAATCGAGCAGATCACCACGGGAGGTCTGTTGCACGATCTTGGTAAGCTTGAGATCGAAGAAGAGATCCTTTGCAAACCCGGCAAGCTAACAGAAGCCGAGTTTCGAAAAATTAAGCTGCATCCGGTGATTGGCTTTCGTCGTCTCGCTCATCGGACCGACCTTACCAAAGGTCAAATCTTGATGGCCTATCAGCATCACGAACGCCTTGATGGACGAGGCTATCCGGTTGGATGCACCGAAGTCGATATTCACCCTTGGGCAAGGTTGTGTGCAGTCGTTGATGTTTTCGAAGCGCTGACAAGTCAGCGTCCTTACCGTTCACCCATGACGCACACCAAAGCCATCGCGGTTTTGCGTCGTGATAGTGGAACCGCCTTCGACATGGAGATGCTGGAATGTTGGACTTCGATTATCCAACGCAACTTAGCGAATTGA
- a CDS encoding glycogen synthase, giving the protein MNIIYLTTEAVPLAKTGGLADVCGALPSRVAELGHRTGIIMPAFRSVHQSGLPIEATDISFAISLSPNRLVGCRLLKTTIPDGNVPVWLIDQPVYFDRDSLYGTPAGDFPDNGERFVFFCRAAMIAIERIGWSVDIVHCNDWQTGLVPALMKINADQYSWIRPSKAVGAGLLASAGRPSPTSSSSGSSPTNQHVSDQPSKWGTRSVMTIHNLAYQGHFPKTLYPMIGVDWHHFHLEAFEYFDEVNFLKTGIVSADMITTVSPRYSQEIRTPQQGCGLDGVLRHASDRVTGIINGIDTNVWNPETDPHLFQNYNTEDWQEGKAANKLALQKRFGLLPSKDVPMIGLVGRLATQKGWDFILPVLRRHVEESRPSQWIVLGSGEAPFEKALKQLELEFPGKFALHVGFSDALAHQIEAASDVFVMPSHYEPCGLNQLYSLRYGTIPVVTPTGGLADTVVDCTEETLAMGTATGFHLRENSPKGLDDAIGHALHLRYHNNSAWSQMVLSGMQQDWSWGKSAKEYVNLYERTRSLKSN; this is encoded by the coding sequence TTGAACATCATTTATCTGACGACCGAAGCCGTCCCGCTCGCTAAAACGGGAGGGCTAGCCGACGTATGTGGAGCTTTACCTTCTCGGGTGGCCGAACTTGGTCACCGTACGGGCATCATCATGCCCGCGTTTCGAAGCGTCCATCAATCGGGACTGCCCATCGAAGCAACCGACATCAGCTTCGCTATCTCGCTGAGTCCTAACCGTTTGGTCGGTTGCCGATTGCTAAAGACCACGATCCCCGACGGCAATGTCCCGGTTTGGTTGATCGACCAACCAGTCTACTTCGATCGCGATTCGCTGTACGGCACTCCTGCAGGTGACTTTCCCGACAATGGGGAGCGATTCGTGTTCTTTTGCCGAGCAGCAATGATCGCGATCGAGCGCATCGGATGGTCGGTCGACATTGTTCATTGCAACGATTGGCAAACCGGATTGGTCCCGGCGCTGATGAAAATCAACGCAGATCAATATTCTTGGATTCGCCCGTCCAAGGCCGTGGGAGCCGGTTTGTTGGCAAGCGCCGGTCGCCCTTCGCCAACCAGTTCATCGTCCGGATCTTCGCCCACCAACCAGCACGTTTCTGATCAGCCTTCCAAATGGGGAACAAGATCGGTGATGACGATTCACAACTTGGCGTACCAGGGGCATTTCCCCAAAACGCTCTATCCGATGATCGGAGTCGATTGGCATCACTTTCACCTTGAAGCGTTCGAATACTTCGACGAGGTCAATTTCTTAAAAACAGGAATCGTGTCCGCTGACATGATCACCACGGTCAGCCCACGATACTCCCAGGAAATCCGCACTCCTCAACAGGGCTGCGGTCTCGATGGTGTGCTGAGACACGCATCGGATCGAGTCACGGGAATCATCAACGGAATTGATACAAATGTCTGGAACCCTGAAACCGATCCACATCTTTTTCAAAACTACAACACTGAGGATTGGCAAGAAGGCAAAGCCGCCAACAAGCTCGCGCTGCAGAAGCGATTTGGGTTGTTGCCGTCCAAGGACGTTCCGATGATCGGTTTGGTTGGGCGACTGGCCACTCAAAAAGGTTGGGACTTTATTTTGCCGGTCTTACGACGCCACGTCGAAGAATCCCGACCGTCCCAATGGATCGTCCTGGGCAGCGGTGAAGCGCCATTCGAGAAAGCGTTAAAGCAACTTGAACTCGAGTTTCCCGGCAAGTTCGCCTTGCACGTCGGTTTCAGCGACGCTTTAGCACACCAGATCGAAGCCGCCAGCGACGTCTTTGTCATGCCAAGTCACTACGAACCCTGCGGGCTCAATCAACTTTACAGCTTGCGATACGGAACCATTCCAGTCGTGACGCCCACGGGCGGTTTGGCAGATACCGTCGTTGACTGCACCGAAGAAACGCTTGCGATGGGTACGGCTACCGGTTTTCACCTTCGGGAAAACTCACCCAAAGGTCTCGACGATGCCATCGGTCACGCGTTGCACCTGCGTTACCACAACAATAGTGCTTGGTCCCAAATGGTTCTTAGCGGAATGCAACAGGACTGGTCATGGGGCAAAAGTGCGAAAGAGTACGTCAATCTTTACGAGCGAACTCGATCCCTTAAATCCAACTGA